One window of Fusarium keratoplasticum isolate Fu6.1 chromosome 2, whole genome shotgun sequence genomic DNA carries:
- a CDS encoding Protein kinase domain-containing protein, with protein sequence MDATYNDSSLRSHLGLDGTVTFESHMNLGITDDSLSESMEQVSVSSRPPNRLTRRRRKARGKGNRGDQFCIYRTSDDQNIPAVAIEYKAPHKLRRGEIVTGLVSEIQPDRDVINQEGEGYEFAARRLATAVVTQLFSYMIGKGIQYGYIDTGEAYVFLRIPDDPSCVYYSVCVPSLDVQDDDETRLHRTAVAQAFAFVLQAIRSPPPCQAWHDAAEHLNTWAVEYEDVLRSIPETDRKPRRETTYKAQRWKGFVRSPIRTRSRCLPPQDGAQQPSGDDSDDDDDESPSPTPNPGVSRRGASTTTSTGVGSSEMQGRDGNAASQEGTNVRPNIQDRLYCTHECLRGLAFGGPMDQKCPNLADHGNAHINRREFLQLARDQLAVDRGKDADCVPLYLSGSRGSLFKFCLSSHGYTLVAKGVEAMDAEHLLYENKIYSHLRDLQGKFVPVCLGVVDLIKPYYFNSGVYEDFIFLSYGGRPVSKGLREVNTDVVNKILTALGRLHQHGVLHRDAEPRNVLYDKRTGRYMIVDLMLAEVRTRQPLGPVNVNRRNRKRKWVSGKHEKDVFVAEAQSLRASLTQ encoded by the coding sequence ATGGACGCGACGTACAACGACTCGTCGCTGAGGAGtcatctcggccttgatggaACGGTGACTTTCGAAAGCCACATGAACCTCGGTATTACCGACGACTCCCTCTCCGAATCGATGGAGCAAGTGTCGGTTAGTTCCAGACCGCCCAACCGGTTGACTCGACGTCGGCGAAAGGCGCGGGGGAAGGGCAACCGAGGAGATCAGTTCTGCATATACCGGACCTCTGACGATCAAAATATTCCTGCCGTTGCGATCGAGTACAAGGCGCCACATAAGTTGAGACGCGGCGAGATCGTTACTGGGCTGGTCTCGGAGATCCAGCCAGATCGTGATGTGATCAAccaggagggcgagggatATGAATTCGCAGCCAGGCGACTTGCCACTGCAGTCGTGACCCAGCTCTTCTCTTACATGATAGGTAAAGGGATCCAGTATGGGTACATCGACACCGGGGAGGCATATGTTTTCCTCCGCATCCCGGACGACCCTTCCTGTGTCTACTACTCCGTCTGCGTGCCAAGCCTAGACgtccaagatgatgacgagactCGGCTCCATCGCACAGCTGTTGCGCAAGCCTTTGCCTTTGTGCTTCAGGCCATCCGATCGCCGCCACCCTGTCAAGCCTGGCATGACGCTGCTGAGCATCTCAATACATGGGCCGTGGAGTACGAGGACGTATTGCGAAGCATCCCGGAAACAGATCGGAAGCCGCGACGCGAGACTACTTACAAGGCGCAACGGTGGAAAGGGTTTGTACGCTCTCCAATCCGGACACGCTCCCGATGCTTGCCACCTCAGGACGGGGCGCAGCAACCCAGCGGtgacgacagcgacgacgatgacgacgagagcccaagcccaacgCCAAACCCAGGCGTTAGTCGCCGAGGTGCCTCGACCACTACATCAACAGGCGTCGGATCGAGCGAGATGCAGGGGCGAGATGGAAACGCAGCCTCGCAAGAGGGCACCAACGTGCGACCAAACATTCAAGATCGACTGTACTGCACGCACGAGTGTCTCCGTGGGCTCGCGTTTGGTGGCCCAATGGACCAGAAATGCCCCAACTTGGCGGATCATGGCAATGCGCACATCAACCGGCGCGAGTTTCTTCAACTGGCGCGAGATCAACTAGCAGTTGATCGCGGAAAGGATGCTGATTGCGTGCCGCTCTACTTGTCTGGTTCACGTGGGTCACTCTTCAAATTCTGCCTCTCGTCGCATGGCTACACACTTGTGGCGAAAGGGGTAGAGGCAATGGATGCTGAGCATCTACTCTACGAGAACAAGATATACAGTCATCTCCGGGACCTTCAGGGGAAGTTCGTTCCGGTCTGCCTCGGTGTTGTTGACCTCATCAAGCCCTATTACTTCAACAGCGGTGTGTACGAAGACTTCATATTCCTCAGTTATGGCGGGCGACCAGTGTCGAAGGGATTGAGAGAAGTCAATACGGATGTCGTCAACAAGATTCTCACTGCACTCGGTCGATTACATCAGCATGGAGTCCTCCACCGCGATGCTGAGCCACGCAACGTGCTCTACGATAAACGCACTGGCAGATACATGATCGTGGATTTGATGCTGGCGGAAGTCCGTACTCGACAACCTCTCGGACCCGTCAACGTCAACCGACGAAATCGGAAGAGGAAATGGGTGTCAGGAAAGCATGAGAAGGACGTGTTTGTTGCTGAGGCGCAGTCCTTGCGGGCGAGTCTGACACAATAA
- a CDS encoding APH domain-containing protein: MDSNFDDTRLFTYTDAELAGHVTSLPSLPNFSNVIPLSSKYLAKGYAEDELEDAAESMKFAGQLGIHVPHIQRIIQVDDAFYCIMDRIPGTTLDMAWPELGWIASLRLAFQLRHVIHRLRSVVSTSSGSLATGKCRSYFLEDSFGLPPRATFQQVNAFLNFWANFVSLRHEIKKTPAEHVTCPRPVFSYSCPFVFTHHDLAPRNIILDREGQLWFIDWDCAGFYPKFFEYAGMHNFIPTAWTKFALWRWNLFAWVAGGFYDREFQWLETIRSRFTRFRPARRFNMKANGYAAAAGRTDNDS; the protein is encoded by the coding sequence ATGGACTCAAACTTCGACGACACGAGGCTCTTTACCTACACGGATGCAGAACTTGCCGGCCACGTCACTTCTCTTCCCAGTTTACCTAATTTTTCCAATGTTATACCACTATCTTCTAAGTATTTGGCCAAGGGCTATGCagaggatgagcttgaggatgctgcGGAATCTATGAAATTCGCAGGTCAGCTTGGTATCCATGTCCCACACATTCAACGAATTATCCAGGTCGATGATGCGTTTTATTGCATTATGGATCGGATTCCTGGAACAACACTTGATATGGCGTGGCCAGAGCTTGGTTGGATAGCAAGCCTTCGACTTGCCTTCCAACTTCGTCACGTCATCCACCGCTTGAGGTCGGTTGTTTCAACCTCATCTGGATCACTGGCAACTGGCAAATGCAGGTCATATTTTCTCGAAGATTCTTTCGGCTTGCCACCTAGAGCTACCTTTCAACAGGTCAATGCTTTCTTGAATTTCTGGGCCAATTTTGTCTCGCTCCGCCATGAGATTAAGAAGACACCGGCAGAGCATGTGACCTGCCCGAGACCGGTGTTTTCATACAGTTGCCCATTTGTCTTTACCCATCATGATCTGGCGCCTCGCAATATCATTCTCGACCGCGAAGGGCAACTATGGTTTATTGATTGGGATTGCGCCGGATTTTATCCCAAGTTCTTCGAGTACGCCGGCATGCATAACTTCATTCCCACGGCGTGGACCAAGTTCGCGTTGTGGCGATGGAACCTATTCGCCTGGGTTGCAGGCGGGTTTTACGATAGGGAATTCCAGTGGTTGGAAACGATAAGATCTCGCTTTACGCGCTTCCGTCCAGCACGTCGGTTCAATATGAAAGCAAACGGGtatgctgctgctgccggcAGGACCGACAATGACTCTTAA